The Macaca fascicularis isolate 582-1 chromosome 11, T2T-MFA8v1.1 genomic sequence CTAGCAGAAGCAAGTTAGTCAAGATTAAGTGGTCCTTGTGGGGTGAGCTCTTGGGGCTATGAGACATTAAAAGAAGCAGAGTGCAGAGGATGACAGACTTCCTACAGAGGGGATATCAGACTCCTGATCCCTTTTCCTCTAGAATCTGATGCGGGAGGGACCatgaggaaaagggaggaaagggcGCTGAGGGACTGAAAGGGCAGTTTAGGGCTGAGCTTCTTTACCATCTCTCTGCAGCACGAGCAGGAAGGTGGATTAGACACTAACGGTCCCACAGGAGATAGCCCCTGGGGATAGTCATATACTGTCTTTGGAGTAGATGCGAGCAATTACTAACTAATTCATGAAATGCTTTGTGTCATTTTGTTTGATCTTCATGATTTCCTTATGAAGTAACTGAAGcactattttacaaatgaaggaaCTTCAGGTTGGaagttttataattaattaaaggccgagcgcggtggctcacgcctgtaatcccagcactttgggaggccgaggcgggcggatcacaaggtcaggagatcgagaccacggtgaaaccccgtctctactaaaaaaaatacaaaaaattagccgggcgtggtggtgggcacctgtagtcccagctactcaggaggctgaggcaggagaatggtgtgaacccgggaggcggagtttgcagtgagctgagatcgcaccactgcactccagcctgggcgacagagcgagactccatctcaaaaaaaaaaaataataataataataattaactctCATATAGCTAGTTAATGCCAGGGATCCACAATTTTCTGACTCCTGtgctctttcttttctgcttcatCATATTTGTGTggtgggaagagaagaaagagtaagATAGAGGGAGAGATTTTAGCAAAAGGCACAAAAGTGTGATTCTGTGTAATTCTGTTTTTACCAAtaggaatattaaaaataaaatgttcatatttaatACCACAGGGGTTTATCAGGGGTAAAGTCTGTTATATAGGATGAAGGGGGTCTGTATGAGTGAGACTTTGGAACCTTCATCCCACCGTTAGCCAGATAGAAACAAAGTTTGAAACCACTCTTTTAGGGCATGTCCTATAAATTTAtttactctttccttttcctAAGGTCCCCacttaaaaatacctttttctttctttctttcttttttttgaggcagagttttgctcttgttgcccaggctggagtgcagtggtgtcatctcagctcaccacaacctccacctcctgggttcaagcaattctcctgcctcagcctcccgaacaggtgggattacaggcatgtgccaccacgtccagctaattttttgtatttttagtagagatggggcttctccatgttggtcaggctggtctcgaactcctgacctcaggtgatccgcccacttaggcctcccaaagtgctgggattaaaggcttgagccaccattcccggcaaaaatatctttttcatcAGTCTTTTTAAAGAACTCAGAATATAAGACATTATACATTTTGAgatgtttgccttttaaaaaataaattatttttcccattataaAACAGTGTGGTAAGATATAGTTGTTAGGGATCAGTGTTGCTAAATTGACAAAATCACAAAGATGTTTGATAATACCCCTCTGCCAGGTATGGGAAGGTCGGTGGCGAGTGATCCCTCATGATGTACTACCAGACTGGCTCAAGGATAATGACTTCCTCTTGCATGGACACCGGCCTCCTATGCCTTCTTTCCGGGCCTGTTTTAAGAGCATTTTCAGAATACACACAGAAACAGGCAACATTTGGACACATCTCTTAGGTATGTAATGTCAGTGATGTGATGAGCTGGCgattcactttctttctttttaatttcatgtatttgATGGTAAGGACAGAATTTCAGACATGTATTTGGATTTGCCATTTTGTTCTCTCAATTTCTAATGATGAATTTTCTCACTGGTTTACTCCTAGGTTATCCTGGTTTGCACTATGATTTTGTTATAACTTAAGTCGTACTTCTCTGTACTAGATTTTCAGATATTGTCCTTAAACCAGGCCAAGTAAAAGTAGTTGCTATACAAAATGTGGTTTCATATTGTAGTGACCACTGAGAAGAAGGTATTATTTAATAGAAGTAAtctgatcttttaaaattcattacttATATGCACTGCTAATTTTCAGTTTGGCCTGAAGTAGAATATGGACTGTAATTTTTTCTCCATAATGATTGTATATTAAAGAAAGAATACTATagaggaaagaatagtctttccaacatatggtgctgggatagctgagCCATATGTAAAAGAATGATCCCAAACTCGCATATACAAAAGTGAACCCCAAATGGATCAAAAACCCAAACATAagagcaaaaactataaaatccttAGGAGAAAACATAGATATAAATCCTTGTGACTTTGGATTAGGTGACTGTTTCTTAGAATTgccaccaaagaaaaaataaattggacttcatcaaaagtAAAAACATTGGTATATCAAAGTgcattatcaagaaagtgaaaagacaacccatagaGAAGAGAATATTTACAAATCAGCTGGTTGGTAAGGATCTAATAaataactcctacaactcaacaataaagacaaccgattttaaaaatgggtaaaacaTCTGAATAGATGTTCTTCCAGTGAAGATctaaaatggccaataagcacatggaaagatgtttATCATCATTAGGCATTTAGGAAAGTGCAAATCAAATGCTTTGAGAAATGCAGTGAGAAATTTCACctcttcacacccactaggatggctataatcaagaaaatgaaaaataacaagtcttggcaaggatgtggggaaattggaacTTTCATACTTTGCCAGTAGGAATGTGAAATGGGGCAGTCCCCatggaaaagtctggcagttcctcaaaaagttaaacagagttaCCAGAAATCCACTCCTAGTATATTACCCAAGATGActgaaaacatgttcacataaaaacacGAACACAGAAgtttatagcaacattattcataatagctaaaaagtaGAAGCAACCCAGATGGGTATCAACTggtaatggataaacaaaatatggtatattcatacaCCGGAGTATTATTTAGCTGCAAAAAGGGATGAAGCACTGATACACGCCACAGCATGGGTGAGGCTTGAAAACATTTGCtaacaagccagacacagaaggtcACATGTTGTTTGATTCTACATGCATGAAATGTCCAGGACAGGAAAATCCATAAAGACAGATTACTGGTTGTTTAGGGCTGTGAGGAGTGGGGAATGGGGGATGACAGCAGATATAGAACTTCcgtttggggtgatgaaaatattttggaattagtTAGTGGTGACAGTTGTACAGCCTTGTGAATATACTAGTTTCTGGCCTTACTacatttgatttgcatttcttatcACACATTTGATTTCCATGGTGCCTCTAAGTTCCTGCCTGCTAGTATAGTGAGAGGAGAATAGAGAGTAAAATCAAGTTTGTTGCTGACTTATAATTCaaggataatttttaattaaaatgataaaacaattaCTTAACAAATGTTGAACTTGAAATTTCTGTGCCTGCCTTGTGTTAGGTGGCCCTTCCCTAAACAATAGGTACATGGCATCTTTCTTTGTAGAACAGTTTAGGAATTGGTTAGGAAATGGCCTGAGTAGGCATTTTACTGTCCTTAACTCTTGAATCTCCTGAACCAGCTGATGAGGACCAGAGAAGCAGCATGATGCTCCCTGACAGCTATTGGTAGAGGAAAGCTGAATTTCTTGGCAGGGTTTAGGGGTATTGGGATTCattgtaaaaacaaaagcaaaagcacaaTGGACCATTGAAAGCTGGACTACGATGTATGTGCCAAAAACTGTATAAATGAAACTATTCTACATCTAGAGGTAGAAGTGGCTTCTTATTATGTCTTCTAAGAAGTAGCCACACTGTCTGATTTCTTTTTAGATTATGCCCTTAGATAAgtttttatattctgtatattaagTTTATGAAGCTGAAGTATTTCTGATACCAGCAGTGTTGGAAGTAAACCACGATTTTGGATAGGCGTCAGTTACTTGGAAAATTTTTCTCATTGAACTTTTGATTCAGATATTGTTATGATGCTGAAGGATTGAAAACAGAATCAGTATATAATATTGTCTCTTTTAAAGGGtgatattttatctattttgtgtGCTCTTTTTCCTAGGTTGTGTATTCTTCCTGTGCCTGGGGATCTTTTATATGTTTCGCCCAAATATCTCCTTTGTGGCCCCTCTGCAAGAGAAGGTGGtctttggattatttttcttagGAGCCAtcctctgcctttctttctcaTGGCTCTTCCACACAGTCTACTGCCACTCCGAGGGGGTCTCCCGGCTCTTCTCTAAGTAAGTATCTGTAAAGTCCGTATTTTGGCCAGTGATTTAGAGGTAGTGCATTAGGGAAAAACATGCAGCAGAGTTGGCAGAATTCTTAATATCATCtcatggaaactttttttttttttttaaattaaagagcaACCCAGTTTGGCTCTTAGCGGTTGTTGATGGCTTATGTCATGAGGGATTAATTGGAACCTGTAGTggccagtaatttttaaattactgcattaactgaaatttttttttttctatcatagACTGGATTACTCTGGTATTGCTCTTCTGATTATGGGAAGTTTTGTTCCTTGgctttattattctttctacTGTAATCCACAACCTTGCTTCATCTACTTGATTGTCATCTGTGTGCTGGGCATTGCAGCCATTATAGTCTCCCAGTGGGACATGTTTGCCACCCCTCAGTATCGGGGAGTAAGAGCAGGTAAGAACACTGGAGGTTCTACATTCGACATTCATTTATGCACTAGTTAAATTCACTATTTATTAAAGTTGAACCATTTGCCAAACATTATGCTGTGTATTTGTGATGCCAAGATGAAGAAATCATAGTCCTattgttgagggttttttatGTAGTAGTAGTAGTTGTCGTCAGTAGTGTTTATTAATTGTCTTAAAGCATTAGGGTTGAGGGGTCATGGTGAGTATGAGGTGATATAATTTGGGACTGTTACTTACTTGAGTTTATGGCTAACCACCATCCAGAAAGCGGTAGTCTGTAACTTTTGTAAACAGTGATTTCTCTTACTCAGTGTGGAGTGTACTTTTTGtagtgattctttttttgttgtcattttctgttttgttttatatttttattttataatgtataatcTGCTTAAGGCTTCCCCCCCCTACTGATTGTGTTTTGTTAAAGTGGGCAGCATATCTCCCTTCTGATGTAGGGTAAAGGGACTTTTTATATTTAGGATAATGCCTGTTTAGCTGGAGATCATAGAGAAAGCCACAAGGCCCTCAGTGCCTTGGCTGAGTCTTCTTGTAGGGTATGGAGTTAGCAGAGATGTTTTTGTCTCCCACTCAGTGTCAAACTCCGTGCCCACTGAGAATGAACAAGGAGTGTTTTTCCTTTCATCCTTAAACCCCCAAAACCATTTAGTATTAAAATCTAAGCCTTGGATCATCTGCAGGTACCTGGAAGGTTAGACACAGAAGTAACTTCACGTCAGTGGCCACTGTTACAACATTCTGCTCTCTTCCTTTTTGTGTTCGTGTGAGCAAATGAGCACTGGTCAGGGTCGGCTTTCAGCCGTACTTGAGTAGTACAGTGGTGTTAAGCCTGTTTGAGCACATGAGATAAGAATGTCTTTGCTGAGTAGAGCTGAGCATTTTGCTATTTATATACATGAGAAGAACCAAGTTCCTGAGCCTTTGACTTAGAGAATGATAGGCAGAAACCATTAGCAGCCTTTGCTTAGCATGTAGAGGAAAAGAACAAGTGAAGAAATATCATGATAATAATTCCTTAGAGGAGCAAGAGGTAGGAAATAGTTTTTCTTCAGGCCTGCTTGGTTCTTATCTTTTGTGAGAGCAGCATTgccattttcctcttctcttttagATGCCCATTTTATTTGTGAGTATGCATCCTGTATCTGTGCTTACATATATTGCTGTATACCAGCAGTTTATTTGGTAATGTCCAAAGCAAGTCATAGGCTCTTTACCTTTCTGAAAACATTTAGCAACATTAATTCAAAACCCTTGAAGACGGCTTACTTACTAAGCTAGACCTCTCTTAGCGAGgctccttgctttttttttttttttttttttttttgagacagaatttcactcttgttgcccaagctggagtgcagtggtgtgatctcggctcactgcagcctctgcctctcgggttcaggctcaggcgattctcctgcctcagtctcctgagtagctgggattacaggtgtgtgctaccatgcctggctactttttggatgtttagtagaaatggggtttcaccctgttagccaggctggtcttgaactcctgacctcagacgatctgcctgctttggcctcccaaagtgctgggatgacaggtgtgagccactgcacccagctggctCCTTGCATTTGTAAATCTTTAGAATATAGCTGTGTTGTCTTGTGTGACAGTGTCCCAGAGTTTGAAgaacttctttttcctttaaaactggAAGCTAATTTTGTATGCTGCTTTGAAATACTCAGTTTACAGAGTTAATGGAACTGTGCTGTAATACTGACTTCTGGCTCTTTGTTTCTCTTCTGCGTTACTTTACTCTCTTCTTGTGACTGCTAGGAGTGTTTCTGGGCCTGGGCCTGAGTGGAATCATTCCGACCTTGCACTATGTCATCTCGGAGGGGTTCCTCAAGGCTGCCACCATAGGGCAGATAGGCTGGTTGATGCTGATGGCCAGCCTCTACATCACAGGAGCTGCCCTGTATGCTGCCCGGATCCCCGAACGCTTTTTCCCTGGCAAATGTGACATCTGGGTAAGTATGTCAGGGGTGATTGAGTTTGTGTAGGTATCTGCTCGTGGGTTATTGGCATACTGCAGAGTGATGCAATAGAAAAAGTTTTAGACACAAAGTTAGGACAGTTGTATTCTGGTTCTTATTCCTTGTTTAGCTGTCTTTCTATGGACAATAAGTACAGTAATAACTAACATTTAGTGAGCACTTCCTTGATGCTCAGCATAGTGCAGAGTGCTTTGCATGGATTACCTCCTTTAATACATTAGCCCTATGTGGTATGATAACTCCTGTTCATGTCTTCATTTTACACATCAGGAGACTAAGGCTTAGGGAGGTGAGGCCACTTGTCCAAGCCATGTGGCTATTAAGTGGTAGAACTGGAATTTGAATTAGGCTAATTTTAATATCAGAATCTGTGCTCCTTTTGACAATGGAAAGTCATTTTGCCATtctttgtctcagtttccttgtttatGAAATGAGGATGATAGACCAGATTTTTACCAGAGTCCTTTTTAGGACCAGATTTCTACCAGGGTCTTTTTTTATACCAAAATTTAGTGATTTGTAATGAGAGACTGAGTGTATGTATGTCTGGTGGAAGAAGAGGGATTGTGAAGAAGAGGGAACTGGATTGAACTAGATTGTGGTCATTGGTAAGAGAcgaggaaagagaggagggaaaagaaaatatatggacTGATACAGATAGAAAAACTTATAACCAAAGAGGGcctgaaatattttcaacaagACAAAATTGGAAATATGCTTAATGTGAAATCTGACCTTTGGAATTC encodes the following:
- the ADIPOR2 gene encoding adiponectin receptor protein 2 isoform X1 is translated as MNEPTENRLGCSRTPEPDVRLRKGHHLDGTRRGDNDSHQGDLEPILEASVLTSHHKKSSEEHECRDEAPQEDEGFMGMSPLLQAHHAMEKMEEFVCKVWEGRWRVIPHDVLPDWLKDNDFLLHGHRPPMPSFRACFKSIFRIHTETGNIWTHLLGCVFFLCLGIFYMFRPNISFVAPLQEKVVFGLFFLGAILCLSFSWLFHTVYCHSEGVSRLFSKLDYSGIALLIMGSFVPWLYYSFYCNPQPCFIYLIVICVLGIAAIIVSQWDMFATPQYRGVRAGVFLGLGLSGIIPTLHYVISEGFLKAATIGQIGWLMLMASLYITGAALYAARIPERFFPGKCDIWFHSHQLFHIFVVAGAFVHFHGVSNLQEFRFMIGGGCSEEDAL
- the ADIPOR2 gene encoding adiponectin receptor protein 2 isoform X3, which codes for MNEPTENRLGCSRTPEPDVRLRKGHHLDGTRRGDNDSHQGDLEPILEASVLTSHHKKSSEEHECRDEAPQEDEGFMGMSPLLQAHHAMEKMEEFVCKVWEGRWRVIPHDVLPDWLKDNDFLLHGHRPPMPSFRACFKSIFRIHTETGNIWTHLLGCVFFLCLGIFYMFRPNISFVAPLQEKVVFGLFFLGAILCLSFSWLFHTVYCHSEGVSRLFSKSVSGPGPEWNHSDLALCHLGGVPQGCHHRADRLVDADGQPLHHRSCPVCCPDPRTLFPWQM
- the ADIPOR2 gene encoding adiponectin receptor protein 2 isoform X2 translates to MYSKATLGVIDQTEILSRLVNADDIHESSRSSEEHECRDEAPQEDEGFMGMSPLLQAHHAMEKMEEFVCKVWEGRWRVIPHDVLPDWLKDNDFLLHGHRPPMPSFRACFKSIFRIHTETGNIWTHLLGCVFFLCLGIFYMFRPNISFVAPLQEKVVFGLFFLGAILCLSFSWLFHTVYCHSEGVSRLFSKLDYSGIALLIMGSFVPWLYYSFYCNPQPCFIYLIVICVLGIAAIIVSQWDMFATPQYRGVRAGVFLGLGLSGIIPTLHYVISEGFLKAATIGQIGWLMLMASLYITGAALYAARIPERFFPGKCDIWFHSHQLFHIFVVAGAFVHFHGVSNLQEFRFMIGGGCSEEDAL